Proteins encoded by one window of Roseibium sp. Sym1:
- the pyrF gene encoding orotidine-5'-phosphate decarboxylase: protein MPTSPFAPKTALDRLMLPVDVPTVADAEKLVKQTEGRVGVYKIGMELQFAGGLEFARDLARDGKKIFLDVKLHDIDNTIEKAVRNVAKMGMTFMTLHGYPKTMRAAVKGLREEGNPDLCLLGVTVLTSMDEQDLIDAGYRGPIADVVEARAKDARAAGMGGIVCAATESTKMRQILGDELVIVTPGIRPAGSAAGDQRRVMTPKDAIEAGSDYLVVGRPISQAADPGAAADAVVAEIEAALS from the coding sequence ATGCCGACGAGCCCGTTCGCCCCGAAGACCGCCCTCGACCGCCTGATGCTGCCCGTCGACGTTCCGACGGTCGCAGACGCCGAAAAGCTGGTGAAACAGACGGAAGGCAGGGTCGGTGTGTACAAGATCGGCATGGAGCTGCAATTTGCCGGCGGTCTTGAATTTGCCCGCGATCTCGCGCGGGACGGCAAGAAGATCTTTCTCGACGTCAAGCTGCACGATATCGACAACACCATCGAGAAGGCGGTCCGCAACGTTGCCAAGATGGGCATGACCTTCATGACCCTGCACGGTTATCCGAAAACCATGCGCGCGGCGGTGAAGGGTCTTCGCGAGGAAGGCAATCCGGACCTGTGCCTGCTGGGCGTCACGGTGCTGACCTCCATGGACGAACAGGACCTGATCGACGCAGGCTATCGCGGTCCGATCGCCGACGTGGTCGAGGCAAGGGCGAAGGATGCTCGGGCGGCCGGCATGGGCGGCATCGTCTGCGCGGCGACGGAATCCACCAAAATGCGCCAGATCCTCGGCGACGAGCTGGTCATCGTCACCCCGGGTATCCGCCCCGCCGGCAGTGCCGCCGGCGACCAGCGCCGGGTGATGACGCCGAAAGACGCCATCGAGGCCGGCAGCGACTATCTGGTCGTCGGCCGCCCGATCAGCCAGGCGGCCGATCCGGGGGCAGCCGCGGATGCGGTGGTCGCGGAGATCGAGGCCGCCCTCAGTTGA
- a CDS encoding ornithine cyclodeaminase, which produces MINSPIDLAPSDLAYVPFVSVDNMMRNVRAVGVETFMRGIADCIEQDFLRWESFDKIPRIPAHAPQGVIELMPTSDGNTFGFKYVNGHPGNTREGRQTVTGFGVLSELSTGYPVLFTEMTILTALRTAANSALAAKYLAPKGSTTMAVIGNGAQSDFQCLAFKDQLGITDIRAYDIEPAASQRLARNLINSGLNVTICKTPEDAIEGAQIITTATADKKLATILTDNMVGSGVHINAVGGDCPGKTELHRDILLRSDIFVEFPDQTRIEGECQQLAEDHPVVELWQVYAGAAPGRTSQDQITLFDSVGFAIEDFAALRYVHDLLPSTGHFEKLDLLADPDDPRDLYGMVLRSGANGDDKAA; this is translated from the coding sequence ATGATCAACAGCCCCATCGACCTCGCCCCGTCGGACCTTGCCTATGTGCCCTTTGTCAGCGTCGACAACATGATGCGCAACGTCCGTGCAGTCGGTGTCGAGACCTTCATGCGCGGCATTGCCGACTGTATCGAACAGGATTTCCTGCGCTGGGAGAGCTTCGACAAGATCCCGCGCATTCCGGCCCACGCCCCGCAGGGCGTGATCGAGCTGATGCCGACCAGCGACGGCAACACCTTCGGCTTCAAATATGTCAACGGCCACCCGGGCAACACCCGCGAGGGCCGGCAGACGGTGACCGGTTTCGGGGTTCTGTCCGAACTTTCCACCGGATACCCGGTCCTGTTCACCGAAATGACCATCCTGACGGCTTTGCGCACGGCGGCGAATTCCGCGCTGGCGGCGAAATACCTGGCGCCGAAAGGTTCGACCACCATGGCGGTGATCGGCAACGGCGCCCAGTCCGATTTCCAGTGCCTGGCGTTCAAGGACCAGCTCGGCATCACCGATATCCGGGCCTATGACATCGAGCCCGCGGCCAGCCAGCGTCTGGCGCGCAACCTGATCAATTCGGGGCTCAACGTCACCATCTGCAAGACACCCGAAGACGCCATCGAAGGCGCGCAGATCATCACCACGGCAACGGCCGACAAGAAACTGGCGACCATCCTGACCGACAACATGGTCGGCTCGGGCGTCCATATCAACGCGGTCGGCGGCGATTGCCCGGGCAAGACCGAACTGCACAGGGACATCCTGCTGCGCTCCGACATTTTCGTTGAGTTCCCGGACCAGACCCGCATTGAAGGCGAATGCCAGCAGCTTGCCGAGGATCACCCGGTCGTCGAGCTCTGGCAGGTCTATGCCGGTGCCGCCCCTGGCCGCACGTCGCAGGACCAGATCACCCTGTTCGACAGCGTCGGCTTCGCCATCGAGGATTTTGCCGCCTTGCGTTATGTGCACGACCTTCTGCCGTCGACGGGCCATTTCGAGAAACTGGATCTCCTGGCCGACCCGGACGACCCGCGCGACCTCTACGGCATGGTCCTGCGCTCGGGTGCCAACGGCGACGACAAGGCCGCGTGA
- the rocF gene encoding arginase, with protein MGPDAYRTAGLAETLEALGHSVADHGNIRPLEIGDVTPPNPVLKNYPAYVAWTRALHAKAAELGEGPVVPVYLGGDHAMAAGTVSGQAKAAAALGRPLFVLWLDAHSDFHTFDSTGSGNLHGTPLAFLCGLPGFDELLGAPFEHTLKPENVEILGVRSIDDAERKLLLDHGVGVADMRRVDEEGIHNLLRPFLERVRAENGLLHVSLDVDFLDPDIAPAVGTTVPGGASFREAHLVMEMLHDSGLVTSLDLVELNPFLDERGKTARLMVELTGSLFGRRVFDRPTRSF; from the coding sequence ATGGGCCCGGATGCCTATCGCACGGCCGGCCTGGCAGAGACCCTGGAGGCGCTGGGCCATTCGGTTGCCGACCATGGCAACATCCGGCCGCTGGAAATCGGCGACGTCACACCACCCAATCCTGTCCTGAAGAACTATCCGGCCTATGTGGCCTGGACCAGGGCCCTGCATGCCAAGGCCGCCGAACTGGGGGAAGGCCCGGTGGTGCCGGTCTATCTGGGCGGCGACCATGCCATGGCAGCAGGCACCGTTTCCGGCCAGGCCAAAGCCGCTGCGGCGCTGGGCCGGCCTCTGTTCGTGCTCTGGCTCGATGCCCATTCGGATTTCCATACGTTCGACAGCACAGGCAGCGGCAACCTGCACGGCACGCCGCTGGCGTTCCTGTGCGGTCTGCCCGGCTTCGACGAGCTGCTCGGCGCTCCCTTCGAGCACACGCTGAAACCCGAAAATGTCGAGATCCTGGGCGTGCGGTCCATCGACGATGCGGAACGCAAGCTGTTGCTCGATCACGGTGTCGGTGTCGCCGACATGCGCCGGGTCGACGAAGAAGGCATTCACAACCTTCTGAGGCCTTTCCTGGAGCGGGTTCGCGCTGAAAACGGCCTGCTTCATGTCAGCCTGGATGTCGATTTTCTCGACCCTGACATCGCTCCGGCCGTCGGCACCACCGTGCCCGGCGGCGCAAGTTTCCGCGAGGCCCATCTGGTGATGGAGATGCTCCACGACAGCGGCCTCGTCACTTCGCTCGATCTTGTCGAGCTCAACCCTTTCCTGGACGAACGCGGAAAAACCGCGCGCCTGATGGTCGAGCTGACCGGCAGCCTGTTCGGGCGCCGGGTCTTCGACCGCCCGACCAGAAGTTTCTAG
- a CDS encoding Lrp/AsnC family transcriptional regulator, whose protein sequence is MDDLDLRLISLLRHDGRRSVSELASDLKVSRATVRSRMEKLIDSGEILGFTAVLRDDWRDLPIRAVTLVVVDGHNTEPVIRRLSAMTEVRAIHSTNGKWDLVLDIATRDLAAFDDALNRIRLIEGITGTETNLLLNTRKGPAASAGEFKDVLG, encoded by the coding sequence ATGGATGATCTGGACCTGCGTCTGATTTCGCTTCTGCGGCATGACGGCCGCAGATCGGTGTCCGAATTGGCAAGCGACCTGAAGGTGTCGCGCGCAACCGTGCGCTCGCGCATGGAAAAGCTGATCGACAGCGGCGAGATCCTGGGCTTCACCGCCGTATTGCGCGACGACTGGCGCGATCTGCCGATCCGCGCGGTCACCCTGGTGGTGGTCGACGGTCACAATACCGAACCGGTGATCCGCCGTTTGAGTGCCATGACGGAGGTGCGCGCGATTCATTCCACAAACGGCAAGTGGGACCTTGTTCTGGACATCGCCACGCGGGATCTTGCGGCCTTTGACGATGCGCTCAACCGCATCCGCCTGATCGAGGGCATCACCGGCACGGAGACCAATCTCCTTCTCAACACCCGCAAGGGCCCGGCGGCGTCGGCGGGCGAGTTCAAGGACGTGCTGGGGTAA
- a CDS encoding bifunctional helix-turn-helix domain-containing protein/methylated-DNA--[protein]-cysteine S-methyltransferase: protein MTRALDLASLTSDPTPISVGAEAAENYDVVRQTLKRITEDWREQPSLEQLAKEVGLQPIQLQRVFSRWAGLTPKQFLQAITLDHAKALLRDSASVLDATYEVGLSGSGRLHDLFVTHEAMTPGDYRNRGAGLKIAFGFHPSPFGQVLVMATDKGLAGLGFADPGDEDNALTDMCERWPAAEFVQDQDATAGYARRVFDPQKWQEDQPLNIVMIGTDFEIRVWQTLLKIPMGAATTYSDIAACLGKPKASRAVGTAVGRNPLSFVVPCHRVLAKGGKLGGYHWGLTRKRAILGWESGLAGPVLECI, encoded by the coding sequence ATGACCAGAGCCCTCGATCTTGCCAGCCTGACATCCGATCCGACGCCGATCTCGGTCGGCGCGGAGGCCGCCGAAAACTACGATGTCGTCCGACAGACCCTGAAGCGGATCACCGAGGACTGGCGCGAGCAGCCCAGCCTGGAGCAGCTTGCCAAAGAGGTCGGCCTGCAGCCGATCCAGCTGCAGCGCGTGTTCTCGCGCTGGGCCGGGCTGACGCCGAAACAGTTCCTGCAGGCAATCACGCTGGACCATGCCAAGGCGCTGTTGCGCGACTCCGCCAGCGTGCTGGACGCGACCTACGAGGTCGGCCTGTCCGGCTCCGGCCGTCTGCACGATCTCTTTGTGACCCACGAAGCCATGACGCCGGGCGATTACCGCAACCGCGGCGCCGGGCTGAAAATTGCCTTTGGCTTTCATCCTTCCCCCTTCGGCCAGGTGCTGGTGATGGCAACGGACAAGGGCCTTGCCGGGCTCGGCTTTGCCGATCCGGGTGACGAGGACAACGCCCTGACCGACATGTGCGAACGCTGGCCCGCGGCTGAGTTCGTTCAGGACCAGGACGCCACCGCCGGATACGCCCGGCGCGTGTTCGACCCGCAGAAATGGCAGGAAGACCAGCCGCTGAACATCGTCATGATCGGCACGGATTTCGAAATCCGGGTGTGGCAGACGCTGTTGAAGATCCCGATGGGCGCGGCGACAACCTATTCCGACATTGCCGCCTGCCTCGGCAAACCCAAGGCCTCGCGCGCCGTCGGCACCGCCGTCGGCCGCAACCCGCTCTCGTTCGTCGTGCCCTGCCACCGGGTGCTCGCCAAGGGCGGCAAGCTCGGCGGCTACCACTGGGGCCTCACCCGCAAGCGGGCCATTCTCGGCTGGGAAAGCGGCCTGGCGGGACCGGTCCTGGAGTGCATTTGA
- a CDS encoding endonuclease domain-containing protein gives MSPTGITAKTRRSAQRLRREQTRGEKALWRALRELKAGGIRVRRQAPIGPYVADFAVFSRKLVIEIDGDVHSFPAQQRHDASRDAWLMKEGLIPGDRS, from the coding sequence ATGTCTCCGACAGGTATCACTGCGAAGACTAGACGGTCGGCTCAGAGGCTCAGAAGGGAGCAGACCAGGGGCGAGAAGGCCTTGTGGCGAGCGCTAAGGGAATTGAAGGCCGGCGGAATTCGTGTCCGCCGGCAAGCCCCGATTGGCCCATACGTTGCGGATTTCGCTGTTTTCTCGCGCAAGCTCGTCATCGAGATTGACGGTGACGTGCATTCCTTCCCAGCTCAACAACGACACGACGCATCGAGAGACGCGTGGCTAATGAAGGAAGGCTTGATTCCAGGCGACCGAAGTTGA
- a CDS encoding bifunctional folylpolyglutamate synthase/dihydrofolate synthase gives MDQVTKILDRLLALHPKEIDLSLGRMHRLLAALGHPEHRLPPVIHIAGTNGKGSVTATMRAILEASGKRCHVYTSPHLVSFNERIRLGSDGRYVSDPVLYDALHRCEEANGGEEITFFEITTAAALLLFAEHPADILLLEVGLGGRLDATNVIDDPLATVITPVSMDHEKFLGDDLAVIAAEKAGIIKPGVPVICAAQEDEALATIARQAAWNRAPLKVFGQDFVAQADQGRMAYQDEDELIDLPMPVLGGRHQFANAGLAIAALKNAGLLPDEATVAQGLKAVNWPGRLQPITHGALVDMCPEGSEIWLDGGHNPGAGLSVAQFMGEQEERAPRPLYLVAGMLTTKDPIGFFRPFDGLVRHVGTVPIMTTSTGRSPEDLADLARCAGLEATPFQSLDAALADVAACAAEDGEPPRILICGSLYLAGEVLARSGQAPD, from the coding sequence TTGGATCAAGTCACGAAAATTCTGGACCGCCTGCTGGCCCTGCATCCGAAGGAAATCGATCTTTCCCTCGGCCGCATGCATCGTCTGCTGGCTGCTCTCGGCCATCCGGAACACCGCCTGCCGCCGGTCATCCATATTGCCGGCACCAACGGCAAGGGCTCGGTGACCGCGACCATGCGCGCCATCCTGGAAGCCTCGGGCAAACGCTGTCACGTCTACACGTCCCCGCATCTTGTCTCCTTCAACGAGCGCATCCGCCTCGGCAGCGATGGTCGCTATGTCTCCGATCCGGTGCTCTACGATGCTCTGCACCGCTGTGAAGAAGCCAATGGCGGCGAGGAGATCACCTTTTTCGAGATCACCACCGCCGCGGCGCTGCTGCTGTTTGCCGAACATCCCGCCGACATTCTCCTTCTGGAAGTGGGACTGGGCGGCCGGCTCGACGCCACCAATGTCATCGATGATCCGCTGGCAACGGTGATCACGCCGGTCTCCATGGATCACGAGAAGTTCCTGGGCGACGATCTGGCCGTCATCGCCGCCGAAAAAGCCGGCATCATCAAGCCCGGCGTGCCGGTCATCTGCGCGGCCCAGGAAGACGAGGCGCTGGCCACCATTGCCCGTCAGGCGGCCTGGAACCGCGCCCCCCTGAAAGTGTTCGGCCAGGATTTTGTCGCCCAGGCGGATCAGGGCCGGATGGCCTATCAGGACGAGGATGAACTGATCGATCTGCCGATGCCCGTTCTGGGCGGCCGCCACCAGTTCGCCAATGCGGGGCTTGCCATCGCAGCCTTGAAGAATGCCGGGCTCCTGCCCGATGAGGCAACCGTCGCGCAGGGCCTGAAGGCCGTCAACTGGCCGGGGCGCCTGCAGCCGATCACCCATGGGGCTCTGGTCGACATGTGTCCGGAAGGCTCGGAAATCTGGCTGGACGGCGGTCACAATCCGGGGGCGGGTCTCTCCGTCGCCCAATTCATGGGTGAACAGGAAGAGCGCGCGCCGCGCCCGCTCTATCTTGTTGCCGGCATGCTGACGACCAAGGACCCGATCGGTTTCTTCAGGCCTTTCGACGGACTGGTCCGCCATGTCGGCACCGTGCCGATCATGACCACCTCGACCGGCCGGTCGCCGGAGGATCTCGCCGACCTGGCGCGTTGCGCTGGCCTGGAGGCAACACCGTTCCAATCGCTGGACGCGGCCCTGGCAGATGTGGCAGCCTGCGCCGCAGAAGACGGCGAACCACCGCGGATCCTGATCTGCGGATCGCTCTATCTTGCCGGTGAGGTTCTGGCGCGCAGCGGACAGGCGCCGGACTGA